ATCGTTCCGTTCTGCTCTCGGCGACCTATCGCCAGTCGTCCGATTATCGGGAGGATGTCGCCAAGGCCGATCCGGAGAACAAGCTGCTCGCCGTCTTCCCGCGCAAGCGTCTCGAGGCGGAGGAGATTCGCGATTCGATCCTGGTCGCGTCCGGCAAGCTGAACGAGCATATCGGCGGGCCGAGCGTGTTTCCTCCCATTCCCGCAAATCTCATCGGCGGCGGCAATTTCAACACCGATCCGGCCTGGACGACGTCGAAGGATCCGCAGGACTATACACGCCGCAGCCTCTACATCTTCACGCGGCGCAGCCTGCCCTATCCGCTGCTCGAAACTTTCGACATGGCGAATCCGCAGCAGATTCACAGCAAGCGCGATGTGACGACGACGCCGCTGCAGGCGCTGACGCTCTACAACAGCGATCTCATCTTCCAATGGTCGCAGGCGCTCGCGGGCCGCGTGATCGAGGAGGCCGGCGACAATGAAGCCGCGCAGCTCGATCGGCTCTATCTCGTGCTGTTCGGCCGCAAGCCGAGCGAGCAGGAGGTCAAGGCGCTGCACGCCTTCCTCGACCAGCATCAAAAGACGATCGCCGCCAAGGCGGAGAACGGCAAGCTCTCGATCGCCGTGCCGGTGACCGCCAAGGCGCATTTCGTCGATCCGCTGCGCGCCTCGGCCTTTGTCGATCTCGTGCATACGGTCGTGAACAGCAACGACTTCGTCTACCGCTTCTGAACAATCTGAACCGAGGGGAGCAGGCATATGCTCATCAAGACATCGCGTCGCGAATGGCTGCGTAGCGCGGCCTATGGAGTGGGTGGTTTCGCCGTCGGCGGCATGATGCCGGGCGGCGGCTGGTTCGGCGCGCCGCAGGCCAACGCCGCGGCCTTCGTCGATCCTCTGGCGGCCAAGCAGCCGCATTTTCCGGCCAAGGTGAAATCGGTTATCTGGATACATTTGGACGGCGCGCCGAGCACGCTGGATCTCTACGATCACAAGCCCGAGCTCGAGCGTCTCGCCGGCCAGGACATTCCCGGCTCCTTCCTCGAGGGCATCAAGACCTCGACGCAGGGCGGCGTCGGCAAGCTCTTCGTCTCGAACAAGCGCAGTTGGAAGCAGTATGGCCAGAGCGGCGCCTGGTTCTCCGATCTGCTGCCCAATCTCGCGCAGCAAGCCGACAAGCTGACCTTCGTCAAATCGAGCGTCACCGTCGGCGCCACGCACGACATCTCGATTTTGAAGCTCAACACCGGCGATCTCAGCCCCGGTCGCCCGTCGCTCGGCGCCTGGGTCGCCTATGCGCTCGGCTCGGCCAATCCCGATCTGCCGCCCTATGTCGTGCTCTATGGCGGCCAGCGCGAGCCGCGCGCGGGCTCGGTCAATTGGAGCTCGGGCTTCCTGCCGGCGGTCTATCAGGGCACGGCGTTCCGTCCCGGCGCGCAGCCGATCCTGCATCAGGCGCCGCCGGAACTGGTCGGCCTGCAGCAGCAGCGCGAGAGCCTCGATCTGTTGCATCAGCTCAACGATATCCGCTCCAATACTCGGCCCGAGGACAGCGAACTCGCGGCGCGCACCAATTCCTATGATCTCGCCTATCGCATGGAGGCGACCGCGCCAGAGGCCGTCGATCTGTCGAAGGAGACCGAGGCGACCAAGGCGCTCTACGGCCTCGACGACGAAGCGACGCGCGACATGGGCACGGTGCTGCTGCGCGCTCGCCGCCTCGTCGAGCGCAATGTGCGCTTCGTGCATGTGGTGACGGGACCGATCGCGGGCCTCGGCCAGGGCGACGACGCCAGCTGGGACGCGCACCGTCAGCTCGAGCGCAATCACAGCGCCCATGCGCGCGCGATCGACAAGCCGGTCGCCGGCCTGCTCGCCGATCTCCAGTCGCGCGGCCTTCTCGACGACACGCTCATCGTGTGGGCGTCGGAATTCGGCCGCACGCCTTACGGCCAGAGCGGCGACGGTCGCGACCATAACCCCTGGGGCTATACGCAATGGCTCGCCGGCGGCGGCCTCAAGCACGGCCTCACCTATGGCCGCACCGACGAGATCGGCCTCAAGACCGTCGAGAATCCGGTCGACACCTATGACCTGCACGCGACCGTGCTCCAGCTCCTCGGCCTCGATCACCTCAAGACGATCTATCTGCGCGCCGGCCGCGCCGAGCGTCCGACGGTCGTCTATGGCAAGGTCGTGAACGACATTCTCGCCTGACGAAAACGCCGGAGCCTCGCAGCTCCGGCGCAAAACGCGAAAACGAGCTC
This genomic window from Methylosinus sp. H3A contains:
- a CDS encoding DUF1501 domain-containing protein, which encodes MLIKTSRREWLRSAAYGVGGFAVGGMMPGGGWFGAPQANAAAFVDPLAAKQPHFPAKVKSVIWIHLDGAPSTLDLYDHKPELERLAGQDIPGSFLEGIKTSTQGGVGKLFVSNKRSWKQYGQSGAWFSDLLPNLAQQADKLTFVKSSVTVGATHDISILKLNTGDLSPGRPSLGAWVAYALGSANPDLPPYVVLYGGQREPRAGSVNWSSGFLPAVYQGTAFRPGAQPILHQAPPELVGLQQQRESLDLLHQLNDIRSNTRPEDSELAARTNSYDLAYRMEATAPEAVDLSKETEATKALYGLDDEATRDMGTVLLRARRLVERNVRFVHVVTGPIAGLGQGDDASWDAHRQLERNHSAHARAIDKPVAGLLADLQSRGLLDDTLIVWASEFGRTPYGQSGDGRDHNPWGYTQWLAGGGLKHGLTYGRTDEIGLKTVENPVDTYDLHATVLQLLGLDHLKTIYLRAGRAERPTVVYGKVVNDILA